A part of Vulcanisaeta moutnovskia 768-28 genomic DNA contains:
- a CDS encoding bifunctional phosphoglucose/phosphomannose isomerase, with protein sequence MNLIDYPKWPSLARESILNVPMDLRSVRLSIDGKVIDYGAEIDSVVITGMGGSGVVGDLLSDLCWFWDCRVPIIVSKNMRLPRRLSRPLVIAISYSGNTAETIMSANEALSRGYPVIGITTGGKLSAVLSGKGVPVVLIPKASAPRYGLPALLYPALIILERFGIASVTNELESGITGIENALKHVDDAVNLARQLVDSIPVVWVTESRRGVGIRFKNDLNENAKYYSVISVVPEGAHNDIAAVITKQGCLKHVAIMGPSDYEGLYEEVLIDVISSFGARPIIVKLEGKTPLETEIYGVTYLGIVTLALAELLGVEPVSTEPIDRLKNLLNERRVFQV encoded by the coding sequence ATGAACCTGATTGACTACCCGAAATGGCCGTCACTCGCGAGGGAGTCAATACTTAATGTGCCCATGGATCTGAGGAGTGTTAGGTTGAGTATCGATGGTAAGGTCATTGATTATGGCGCTGAGATTGATTCCGTGGTTATTACCGGTATGGGTGGGTCGGGCGTTGTTGGCGATTTATTAAGTGACCTGTGCTGGTTCTGGGATTGCAGGGTGCCCATAATCGTTAGTAAGAACATGAGGTTACCGAGGAGGTTATCGAGGCCTTTGGTCATAGCCATTAGTTACTCGGGCAACACTGCAGAGACGATAATGAGCGCTAATGAGGCTCTGTCCAGGGGATACCCAGTGATTGGTATTACGACTGGCGGTAAATTAAGCGCGGTACTTAGTGGTAAGGGTGTACCCGTTGTCCTGATTCCAAAGGCTTCGGCGCCCAGGTATGGATTACCGGCACTACTATACCCGGCGTTAATCATCCTTGAGAGATTCGGCATTGCCTCAGTGACTAATGAGTTAGAGAGCGGTATTACCGGGATTGAGAATGCCCTTAAGCACGTTGACGATGCGGTAAACCTGGCCAGGCAGTTAGTGGATTCAATACCCGTGGTTTGGGTTACGGAGAGTAGGCGTGGCGTTGGTATTAGGTTTAAGAACGACCTCAACGAAAACGCCAAGTACTACTCAGTGATTTCCGTAGTGCCTGAGGGTGCTCATAATGACATAGCTGCGGTAATCACAAAGCAAGGCTGTTTAAAGCATGTGGCGATAATGGGACCTAGTGACTATGAGGGCTTGTATGAGGAGGTGCTCATTGACGTGATATCCTCATTCGGGGCAAGGCCAATAATTGTTAAGCTTGAGGGTAAGACACCTCTCGAGACGGAGATTTATGGCGTAACCTACCTAGGAATTGTAACCCTTGCATTAGCTGAATTGTTGGGTGTTGAACCTGTGTCCACGGAACCAATTGATAGGCTCAAGAACCTACTTAATGAGAGGAGGGTATTCCAGGTTTAA
- a CDS encoding MFS transporter, which translates to MRINREIIYYAITIFLMTFAIRATNNMIGTTAPLLARYDLLFSNYLVGLLASLVTAVNLTSILFINARLPGSTRRLLFIISNALIIILLPMYSLANSLSIWLVSILTGFAYGVIMPNIMTSASIIGDQTTAERLLVLYTLALSTSLVVGPLFETYLLTRFGYRYVFLLFIPLAILSLALSFRVRFPPDPREPRIRIDSGRILRNKGLISAMLANSTYSIPFIVFTAFIAIYAQSIYHVSRYLAYFSFVPFFLTSFLTRLYLTIYIPRSLFRPMAISIVLTVIGITLLYASPNYAIFIASMAILGIPHGSTYPLSTLMISRGTSIEERNTANSYFSAFQGILGIVVPALFGVSADLIGIRLSMALLLVPVITVAIIFTRFYLNSGLEPFKPGIPSSH; encoded by the coding sequence GTGCGTATCAATCGAGAAATTATTTATTATGCAATTACGATATTCCTAATGACCTTCGCCATACGTGCAACAAATAACATGATCGGAACCACAGCACCTTTACTGGCTAGGTATGACCTATTATTCTCTAATTATTTAGTTGGTTTGTTGGCATCATTGGTTACTGCCGTAAATCTCACATCTATTCTATTTATTAATGCTAGATTACCTGGGTCAACAAGGAGGCTACTATTCATTATTTCAAATGCATTAATAATAATCCTATTGCCAATGTACTCCCTGGCTAATTCCCTCAGTATTTGGTTAGTATCTATACTTACTGGATTTGCGTATGGCGTAATAATGCCCAACATAATGACATCAGCAAGTATTATAGGTGATCAAACCACCGCAGAGAGATTACTTGTGCTCTATACCCTAGCCCTTAGTACGAGTTTAGTTGTGGGTCCATTATTTGAAACATACTTATTGACCCGATTTGGCTATAGGTACGTATTCCTACTGTTCATACCACTGGCAATACTCTCCCTCGCCTTATCATTTAGGGTACGATTCCCGCCAGATCCTAGGGAACCAAGAATACGCATTGATTCAGGTAGGATACTTAGGAACAAGGGCTTAATATCGGCCATGCTCGCGAACTCCACATATAGTATACCGTTTATTGTCTTTACGGCATTCATAGCAATATACGCACAGAGCATATACCACGTTAGTAGATACTTGGCTTATTTCTCATTCGTACCATTCTTCCTTACCTCCTTCCTTACCAGGCTTTACCTAACCATTTATATCCCAAGAAGTCTATTCAGGCCTATGGCCATTTCCATAGTACTAACCGTAATAGGTATTACCCTGCTCTACGCATCACCTAATTACGCAATATTCATAGCATCTATGGCAATACTCGGCATACCTCATGGCTCGACATACCCTCTCTCAACGCTTATGATCAGTAGGGGAACAAGTATTGAGGAAAGGAACACCGCCAATTCTTACTTCTCGGCATTTCAAGGCATACTAGGCATAGTGGTTCCAGCATTATTTGGAGTTTCGGCGGATTTAATTGGAATTAGATTATCAATGGCTCTGCTCCTAGTTCCAGTAATTACCGTGGCTATTATATTCACAAGATTTTACCTAAACTCAGGCCTTGAACCATTTAAACCTGGAATACCCTCCTCTCATTAA
- a CDS encoding branched-chain amino acid transaminase produces the protein MKYVWVNGKLIPEKEATIPILTHALHYGTSIFEGIRAYWNSDNNNLYVFRARDHYVRFHDSAKIMSIKVGYSVDELIDATVELLRANDVHEDVYIRPITFVSASTVNLDIRNLDVTTAIITVPFGHYLEPKGIKAKVVSWLRVHNSMFPMKAKVSGIYVNSVIAIIDAKVSGFDEAILLNRDGYVAEGSGENIFIIKDGILYTPPVYDSILEGITRDTVITIARDLGLTVTEKRITREELYTADEVFFTGTAAEVTPVVNIDGRVIGNGEPGPIALKVRSYYMDVVHGRVSKYKNWLTPIY, from the coding sequence ATGAAGTACGTATGGGTTAATGGTAAGTTAATACCTGAAAAGGAAGCTACAATACCAATACTCACGCATGCGCTACATTACGGTACATCAATATTCGAAGGTATAAGGGCTTACTGGAATTCTGACAATAATAATCTATATGTATTTAGGGCTAGGGATCATTACGTTAGGTTTCACGACTCGGCTAAGATAATGAGTATTAAAGTTGGTTATAGCGTTGATGAGCTGATTGATGCAACCGTGGAACTATTGAGAGCCAATGATGTGCATGAGGATGTTTATATAAGACCAATAACCTTTGTATCTGCAAGTACCGTTAACCTAGACATTAGGAACCTTGATGTAACCACAGCAATAATAACGGTACCCTTCGGACATTACCTAGAACCTAAGGGCATTAAGGCCAAGGTAGTTAGTTGGTTAAGGGTTCATAATTCTATGTTCCCAATGAAGGCCAAGGTAAGTGGTATTTACGTTAATTCCGTAATTGCAATAATAGATGCCAAGGTGTCGGGATTTGATGAGGCCATATTACTTAACCGCGACGGTTATGTTGCTGAGGGAAGCGGGGAGAACATATTCATTATTAAGGACGGCATACTATACACACCACCAGTATATGACTCAATACTCGAGGGTATTACGAGAGATACCGTAATCACAATAGCAAGGGACCTAGGCTTAACAGTTACTGAGAAAAGAATTACCAGGGAGGAATTATATACGGCGGATGAAGTCTTCTTCACGGGAACTGCTGCTGAGGTAACTCCGGTAGTAAACATTGACGGTAGGGTCATTGGTAATGGAGAACCAGGCCCAATAGCCCTCAAGGTAAGGAGTTATTATATGGATGTGGTTCACGGTAGGGTCAGCAAGTACAAGAACTGGCTCACACCGATTTACTAA
- a CDS encoding metal-dependent transcriptional regulator, producing the protein MNEKGSGATIFSVAKALGISTASAYEEVNHLIRKGFVEKRDNGIFITDEGIKEMNSLIRAHRVIETLLVKAGIDPDKACELAKMFDDALPEEVVEKLYDYLGRPNKCPHGRDIPSPNS; encoded by the coding sequence ATGAATGAGAAGGGTTCTGGGGCTACAATATTCAGTGTTGCTAAGGCTCTCGGCATATCAACCGCAAGCGCTTACGAGGAGGTAAATCACTTGATTAGGAAGGGTTTCGTGGAGAAGAGAGATAATGGCATCTTCATTACTGATGAGGGCATTAAGGAAATGAACTCATTAATCAGAGCCCATAGAGTTATTGAAACCCTACTTGTCAAGGCAGGTATTGACCCCGATAAGGCCTGCGAACTGGCCAAGATGTTCGACGATGCATTACCCGAGGAGGTTGTAGAGAAGCTTTATGATTACCTGGGAAGACCAAATAAATGCCCCCATGGCAGGGATATACCTAGCCCTAACTCGTGA
- a CDS encoding NRAMP family divalent metal transporter → MNFQERVSRSIKGVSDSLRVLLGPGWLTMLADVDAPSILTAMQSGYYMGLAMVPWLILLTIPLYFIQELTIRAALGSGKGMGTLLKEVYGEKIVAISLIAMLIIDGAAYVSEYAAISAIGLLFGIPVFVSVILILTFHTAIILMGGSYKRVENILLIISAFILVYITAFAVIPVKPQETFDAFLSIFTPSSYINSLYVTLLAANIGAVVMPWMLYYQQSAIVDKGLRREHYTHERFETIMGAIISEVLMIGSLLVGYWLRIKGGVVDGFQSALLSIDKIISPYWFVVAAIGMIAAALLAIFVISLGFAYGLSEYFNWPSGLSKRMCEARGFYAFYVVEVVPAALIIIFMRDLVNLILGIMVFNAIALAIPTYLLISLTSRKDVVGEYAISRARTIVLYVVTTMLVISGIYAAIMAI, encoded by the coding sequence GTGAATTTTCAGGAGAGAGTATCGAGAAGTATTAAAGGAGTCAGCGACTCACTTAGGGTATTACTAGGTCCTGGTTGGTTAACCATGCTTGCTGACGTCGATGCGCCGAGTATACTTACGGCAATGCAGAGCGGTTATTACATGGGCTTGGCCATGGTTCCCTGGCTTATACTCCTAACCATACCCTTGTACTTTATTCAGGAATTGACCATAAGGGCAGCATTAGGCAGTGGTAAGGGTATGGGGACCTTGCTTAAGGAGGTTTATGGCGAGAAGATTGTGGCGATATCATTAATCGCGATGCTCATCATAGATGGCGCTGCGTATGTCAGCGAGTACGCAGCAATATCAGCAATAGGACTTCTCTTTGGAATTCCTGTCTTCGTTTCCGTGATCCTGATACTGACATTCCATACAGCCATAATACTAATGGGTGGTTCATATAAGAGGGTTGAGAATATATTATTGATTATTTCCGCATTTATTCTCGTTTACATAACTGCTTTCGCAGTAATACCTGTGAAACCTCAGGAGACTTTTGATGCATTTCTGTCTATTTTCACACCCAGTTCATACATTAATTCATTATACGTTACATTACTCGCGGCCAACATTGGTGCTGTGGTAATGCCCTGGATGCTTTATTACCAGCAATCGGCAATTGTCGATAAGGGGTTAAGAAGGGAGCATTATACTCATGAGAGATTTGAGACGATTATGGGCGCCATAATAAGTGAAGTGTTAATGATTGGTAGCCTATTGGTTGGTTATTGGCTTAGGATTAAGGGTGGGGTTGTTGATGGCTTTCAATCAGCACTTCTTTCCATTGACAAGATCATTAGTCCGTACTGGTTCGTAGTAGCTGCCATAGGCATGATAGCAGCGGCGTTACTCGCCATATTCGTGATAAGCCTGGGCTTCGCCTATGGACTTAGCGAGTACTTCAATTGGCCCTCAGGACTTAGTAAGAGGATGTGTGAGGCCAGGGGCTTTTACGCATTTTACGTGGTTGAGGTTGTACCCGCTGCCCTGATAATAATATTCATGAGAGACCTCGTTAACTTAATATTGGGGATCATGGTCTTCAACGCCATAGCCCTGGCAATACCCACCTACTTATTGATAAGTTTAACATCGAGGAAAGATGTTGTTGGGGAGTATGCAATAAGTAGGGCTCGAACTATTGTGCTTTATGTGGTAACAACTATGCTTGTCATTTCAGGTATTTACGCCGCAATAATGGCAATTTAG
- a CDS encoding MFS transporter, translated as MSFKRIGRVGFLLVTANSLSGIIWGANSVILSIYMLNIGISTTLIGIVLGLFSLINALGSLVVGYLTDFINRVRLFMVLSVISGSLILLMITGVPIIVSTAYLLAALFNRYVVLTAIIGEFAKQRNVSDEVFSLSSSFNIVFSVIGSIMAVLPSYLGHLGYELIFVTEAIAVYLTIPLVLNAIRHLDPVIVNAKIEKISLRDLGRLRSSWLIKRLLPEALIGLGAGVIIPLFSLWFYLKFHINIASLGIVYAISNATLALGTLMAPTISRLLRSRVISVVTLEGLATVVLAIMPLIYDLPLLLALFIIRNTLMNMANPLLTSLINELVPREERGRVFGIWNMISSIPRAVGPGIGGYLMDIGYLDLPLYITSILYAIAVVLFYALLRGVEGKVRVIHGT; from the coding sequence ATGTCGTTTAAACGCATTGGTCGTGTTGGTTTCCTCCTGGTAACGGCCAATTCCCTAAGTGGAATCATTTGGGGTGCTAATTCGGTGATTCTTTCAATATATATGTTAAACATTGGAATATCAACCACGCTCATTGGTATCGTCCTAGGGCTCTTCTCATTAATAAATGCCCTTGGTTCATTAGTCGTTGGCTACCTAACCGATTTCATAAATAGAGTCAGACTCTTCATGGTTCTCTCCGTAATTAGCGGCTCCCTAATACTACTAATGATCACCGGTGTGCCCATTATCGTTTCAACGGCTTACTTGTTGGCAGCATTATTTAACCGATACGTTGTTCTGACAGCCATAATTGGTGAATTCGCTAAGCAGAGGAATGTATCAGACGAGGTGTTTAGTCTCTCATCATCCTTCAACATAGTTTTTAGCGTCATTGGTTCGATAATGGCTGTGTTACCCAGTTACCTTGGTCATCTTGGTTATGAGCTTATCTTCGTGACCGAGGCAATCGCAGTCTACCTAACAATACCTCTAGTGCTCAATGCAATTAGGCATTTGGACCCGGTCATCGTGAATGCAAAGATTGAGAAGATCAGCCTTAGGGATTTGGGTAGGCTGCGTTCATCATGGCTAATAAAGAGACTGTTGCCCGAGGCGTTAATTGGCCTTGGGGCTGGCGTGATAATACCACTATTTAGCCTTTGGTTCTATCTTAAGTTTCACATAAACATTGCCAGCCTGGGCATTGTCTACGCCATATCCAACGCCACACTAGCCCTGGGCACGTTAATGGCACCGACAATATCAAGACTACTACGTAGTAGGGTGATTTCCGTGGTAACACTTGAGGGCTTGGCCACGGTCGTACTTGCAATAATGCCGTTAATATACGACCTACCATTGTTACTAGCTCTTTTCATAATTAGGAATACGCTCATGAACATGGCAAACCCATTACTGACATCACTCATTAATGAATTAGTGCCTAGGGAAGAGAGAGGTCGTGTATTCGGTATTTGGAATATGATATCCTCAATACCGCGAGCTGTTGGTCCAGGTATTGGTGGTTACCTAATGGATATTGGTTATTTAGACCTGCCCTTGTACATAACTTCCATACTCTATGCCATAGCAGTGGTACTATTTTATGCCTTGCTTAGGGGTGTTGAGGGTAAGGTTAGAGTTATTCACGGTACTTAA
- a CDS encoding S53 family peptidase, translated as MTNLGKTLLIITALTLALTIPIVHAQSLPIGPSPTPQYFTCTEIIPTVSGSNISHVIVWLRLSNVTTPNGLLYLLDQMYYNPFSPYFHQFITPQQFAAWYSPPSYVFSYIEGLAQQYGLTVMYTFPMLIEASGNASAVDNFLTALQSAPSNIQQWILAGECIPLGYFIVNSTAPNYKPQYTMLSLNTTNINTVLTTNVTTLNGVPLQIRYHQAEIWLPKGLEFIYDELPLFNGYTYSGYTGQGLTIAIVDAFGDFEGAYKATFTGIVPPKYVSVACQDLATFSENFGLPYSPSQCSVIYPTGMPVITRSDIYTAAGWSWETALDIEYAHTMTPGANILLVISPTSGDDLFTDVEYVIANKLANFISLSWASLEDAYYIPPVSYNLLYGYDEIFMQAAAEGIGVFAASGDSGAYDVFVSPMEASVSYPASDPWVTGVGGTTLKGVISYVMTNRVEYAWDWNSHYMWGTGGGYSFTFPETPGQALIHIVYERTYVYEPDLGIYFYTVGHRGVPDIAADADPFTGVLIVLNGVIPPYFIGGTSLATPLSAGMTTTIQSYLGNSFIIGDLAPNLYLLDHYYPSQFYAWSTAYPTSQFFTGFPGGMFVTLGGENGLYWVIQGQWNPVDGLGQINVYGLAQLLPYITPRYLFASQMQIG; from the coding sequence ATGACAAATCTAGGGAAAACCCTACTAATAATAACCGCACTAACGCTAGCACTGACAATACCAATAGTTCACGCTCAGTCATTACCGATAGGCCCATCACCAACCCCACAATACTTCACATGTACAGAGATAATACCCACAGTATCGGGCTCAAACATAAGCCACGTTATTGTCTGGCTGAGGTTAAGCAACGTTACCACACCTAATGGTCTGCTTTACCTGCTTGATCAGATGTATTATAACCCATTTAGTCCCTACTTCCACCAGTTTATTACGCCGCAGCAGTTTGCGGCTTGGTATTCACCGCCAAGTTACGTCTTCAGTTATATTGAGGGTCTTGCCCAGCAATATGGCTTGACTGTTATGTACACATTCCCAATGCTCATTGAAGCTAGCGGCAATGCATCGGCAGTAGACAACTTCCTAACAGCCCTACAATCAGCACCAAGCAACATACAACAATGGATACTGGCAGGAGAATGCATACCACTCGGGTACTTCATAGTCAATAGTACAGCCCCCAACTATAAACCACAGTACACAATGCTCAGCCTAAACACGACAAACATCAATACTGTGCTCACAACAAACGTAACCACACTAAACGGAGTACCACTACAAATTCGTTATCACCAAGCCGAGATATGGCTACCAAAGGGTCTCGAATTCATCTATGACGAATTACCACTATTTAATGGATACACGTATAGTGGCTATACTGGCCAAGGCCTAACAATAGCCATTGTCGATGCCTTTGGCGACTTTGAGGGTGCCTATAAAGCTACATTCACCGGCATAGTTCCGCCTAAATACGTTTCAGTAGCATGCCAAGACCTGGCAACATTTAGCGAGAACTTTGGCTTGCCGTATAGTCCTTCCCAGTGTAGTGTTATTTACCCAACAGGCATGCCAGTAATAACCCGTAGTGATATATACACGGCAGCTGGCTGGTCTTGGGAGACGGCCCTTGACATTGAGTATGCCCATACGATGACTCCTGGCGCTAATATACTCCTTGTAATATCACCAACATCTGGTGATGATTTGTTCACAGATGTTGAGTACGTGATCGCCAACAAACTAGCAAACTTCATAAGTCTAAGCTGGGCCTCACTAGAGGATGCCTACTACATACCACCCGTATCATATAACCTACTCTATGGCTATGACGAGATATTCATGCAAGCTGCTGCGGAGGGTATTGGCGTATTCGCGGCATCAGGTGATAGTGGTGCCTATGACGTGTTTGTAAGTCCAATGGAGGCCAGTGTCTCATACCCAGCCAGTGATCCGTGGGTGACTGGGGTTGGTGGGACAACGCTTAAGGGCGTAATTAGTTATGTAATGACTAACCGCGTAGAGTATGCCTGGGACTGGAATAGCCACTACATGTGGGGCACTGGAGGCGGTTACTCATTCACATTCCCTGAGACGCCTGGTCAGGCATTGATACACATAGTTTATGAGAGGACTTACGTGTATGAGCCTGACCTAGGCATCTACTTCTATACGGTTGGTCATAGGGGTGTGCCAGATATTGCCGCCGATGCTGACCCATTCACCGGCGTATTAATTGTGCTTAATGGCGTGATACCGCCATACTTCATAGGCGGCACTAGCCTAGCCACACCACTGTCTGCGGGCATGACCACGACCATACAGAGCTACTTAGGTAATTCATTCATAATCGGTGACCTAGCACCAAACCTATACCTACTCGACCACTATTACCCAAGCCAATTCTATGCGTGGAGCACGGCATACCCAACGAGCCAATTCTTCACTGGCTTCCCTGGAGGTATGTTCGTGACTCTCGGCGGTGAGAATGGTCTCTATTGGGTCATACAGGGCCAGTGGAACCCAGTTGATGGACTTGGTCAAATAAACGTTTATGGACTGGCTCAACTGCTTCCATACATAACGCCGAGATACCTCTTTGCGTCTCAGATGCAGATTGGTTAA
- a CDS encoding MarC family protein, which translates to MSIAIDVLIMTTQLIAIVDPVGALPIMISMPGIEKPEVFRKALKIIAIAVPTLLMIFAVAGPYILRAFNISIADFRIAGGIVLLVIGIDTLREGAPRTMGLSPEDFIFTPIITPMLVGPGAITSVMLFTTYYGAPEVIISILITSLITYLIIRFSFSIIRFIGSNMLRFIGRFMSLIIVAWAVSLIIEGIKEALLI; encoded by the coding sequence ATGAGTATTGCAATTGACGTATTGATAATGACCACACAACTAATTGCAATAGTGGATCCAGTAGGTGCGCTGCCAATAATGATTAGTATGCCGGGTATTGAAAAACCCGAGGTCTTTAGGAAAGCCCTTAAGATCATTGCTATTGCCGTACCAACACTACTGATGATCTTTGCCGTGGCCGGGCCGTACATATTAAGGGCCTTCAACATAAGCATTGCCGATTTTAGAATCGCGGGTGGCATAGTACTCCTGGTAATAGGCATTGACACACTCCGTGAAGGTGCCCCAAGGACGATGGGCCTAAGCCCAGAGGACTTCATATTCACGCCAATAATAACGCCGATGCTTGTTGGACCTGGCGCAATAACCTCGGTAATGCTCTTCACCACCTATTATGGAGCGCCCGAGGTAATAATCAGCATACTCATTACGTCATTAATAACGTACTTAATCATTAGGTTCAGCTTCTCAATAATTAGGTTCATTGGGAGCAACATGCTTAGATTCATTGGTAGGTTCATGAGCCTCATAATAGTGGCATGGGCAGTATCACTAATAATAGAGGGAATTAAGGAGGCATTATTAATTTGA
- a CDS encoding AbrB/MazE/SpoVT family DNA-binding domain-containing protein, translated as MYNLDMASGISRVRRVRRSMVITKLPYVTKIYINYQVLIPASLVKALNIENVWYADITIEYFGQEITLERVKLLRTRNTASRQFTIPKEVREKYGIKPLDEIKIKAIVPVE; from the coding sequence ATGTATAATCTTGATATGGCGTCTGGAATTTCTAGGGTAAGGAGAGTTAGGAGAAGTATGGTAATTACTAAACTACCATATGTAACGAAGATATACATAAATTACCAAGTCCTTATACCAGCCAGTTTAGTTAAGGCTCTCAATATTGAAAATGTTTGGTATGCGGACATAACCATTGAGTACTTCGGCCAGGAAATAACACTTGAGAGGGTTAAGTTATTGAGGACTAGGAATACGGCGAGTAGGCAATTCACAATACCGAAGGAAGTCAGGGAGAAGTATGGCATAAAACCGCTTGATGAGATTAAGATAAAGGCGATAGTACCGGTTGAGTAA
- a CDS encoding 50S ribosomal protein L40e, protein MPISDPEKLRIAVEHRFNYWICRECGARNPPGAEKCRRCKSKNLRPKRFKR, encoded by the coding sequence ATGCCTATCAGTGATCCCGAAAAGCTTAGAATAGCTGTTGAGCATAGGTTTAATTACTGGATATGCAGGGAATGCGGGGCAAGAAACCCACCAGGTGCCGAGAAGTGCAGGAGATGTAAGAGCAAGAACCTAAGACCCAAAAGATTCAAGAGGTAA
- a CDS encoding bifunctional hydroxymethylpyrimidine kinase/phosphomethylpyrimidine kinase, translating to MSMRIPRALTIAGLDSGGGAGITADLKTFHALGVYGMVALTAVTAQNTLGVKAVQEIDPLVVENQINTVAEDIGVDAAKTGMLSSSQIMEAAARAVRRWGFQLVVDPVMYAKSGDPLIRPEAMETLRRVIIPISKVVTPNAPEASHLAGFRVETLDDAKRAAKFIAEELHPEIVIVKGGHLTGNESIDIVYFRDSGEYRELRAPRIDTKNTHGTGCSFSAAIAAGLAKGLSPWDAIKLAKEFITTAIKYSLPLGHGHGPVNPMAWLELRAYRADVIDELNKALRIIEDNADLIGNYIPEVQSNLGYALPAFYARDLNDIAAVPGRIIKYMGKAKPSGPPAFGVSSHVANYILTAMRHDPEVRSAMNIKYDDKVIETARKLGYVVSSYDRRQEPPEVKAREGASIPWGTEQAIKNAGRVPDVIYHLGDWGKEPVIIILGRNPTEVVSKLLAILRRINENRF from the coding sequence ATGAGCATGAGAATACCTAGGGCATTAACAATAGCAGGTCTTGATTCAGGTGGTGGTGCTGGTATTACGGCTGATCTAAAGACGTTTCATGCACTTGGGGTTTATGGCATGGTCGCATTAACGGCAGTAACAGCACAAAATACCCTTGGTGTTAAGGCCGTCCAGGAGATTGACCCATTAGTAGTTGAGAACCAGATAAATACTGTGGCCGAGGACATAGGTGTTGATGCAGCTAAGACAGGCATGTTAAGTAGTTCGCAAATCATGGAGGCTGCAGCCCGTGCAGTAAGGAGATGGGGATTCCAGCTTGTTGTTGATCCTGTGATGTACGCAAAGAGTGGTGATCCTCTCATTAGGCCTGAGGCCATGGAAACACTAAGGCGTGTAATAATACCCATTTCTAAGGTCGTAACTCCAAACGCGCCTGAGGCTTCCCACCTTGCTGGTTTCCGTGTCGAAACACTGGATGATGCTAAGAGGGCTGCTAAGTTTATTGCCGAAGAACTTCACCCAGAGATTGTTATTGTCAAGGGTGGTCACCTAACTGGTAATGAGAGTATTGACATTGTTTACTTCAGAGATTCAGGTGAGTATAGGGAGTTGAGGGCTCCCAGGATAGATACAAAGAATACACACGGCACTGGTTGCTCATTCTCAGCAGCCATAGCCGCTGGATTAGCTAAGGGTTTAAGTCCTTGGGACGCTATTAAACTGGCTAAGGAATTTATAACCACGGCCATTAAGTACTCATTACCTCTTGGCCATGGCCACGGCCCCGTTAATCCAATGGCGTGGCTCGAGCTTAGGGCCTATAGGGCTGATGTTATTGATGAATTAAATAAGGCGTTGAGGATTATCGAGGATAATGCCGACCTAATTGGGAATTACATACCCGAGGTTCAGTCAAACCTAGGCTATGCATTACCCGCGTTTTATGCTAGGGACTTAAATGATATTGCTGCCGTGCCTGGCAGGATTATTAAATACATGGGTAAGGCCAAGCCGAGCGGCCCACCGGCCTTTGGCGTTAGTTCCCATGTGGCTAATTATATACTTACTGCTATGAGGCATGACCCTGAGGTTAGGTCTGCAATGAATATTAAGTATGACGATAAGGTAATAGAGACTGCGAGGAAACTTGGTTATGTGGTTAGCAGTTACGATAGGAGACAGGAACCACCTGAGGTTAAGGCTAGGGAGGGTGCATCAATACCCTGGGGCACTGAGCAAGCCATAAAGAACGCTGGTAGGGTTCCTGACGTTATTTACCACCTTGGTGATTGGGGTAAGGAACCTGTGATCATAATACTTGGTAGAAATCCAACGGAGGTTGTTAGTAAGTTATTGGCGATATTAAGGCGTATTAACGAGAATCGGTTTTAA